The following nucleotide sequence is from Flavimarina sp. Hel_I_48.
GAACTGGAAGCTTCCAGTTGTTTTTTGTGTTGAAAACAATGGTTATGCAATGGGAACTTCGGTTAAACGTACCGCAAACCATGAGGATATATGGAAACTTGGACTGGGGTATGAGATGCCATGTGGTCCGGTTGACGCCATGAATCCTACTGCAGTTGCAGAAGCTTTAGATGAGGCAATAGAACGCGCAAGACGTGGTGATGGTCCCACATTCCTTGAAATGAAAACGTACAGGTACAGAGGGCATTCCATGAGTGATGCACAAAAATACCGTACAAAGGATGAAGTTAAGGAATATCAGAAGATAGATCCTATCACCCAGGTAAAGGATATAATCCTTAAAGAAAAATTCGCTACAGAGGATGATCTGAAAGCGATAGACAAAAAAGTGAAAAAACTTGTCTCTGAATGTGAAAAATTTGCAGACGAGAGCGATTATCCTGACAAAGAGCAGATGTATGACATGGTCTACGAGCAGGAGGATTATCCATTTTTACAACATAAACCAGTATAGTTATGGCAGAAGTAATTAAGATGCCCCGTTTGAGTGATACAATGGAAGAAGGAACCGTTGCATCCTGGCTCAAAAAGAAGGGTGATAAAGTACAAGAAGGTGATATTCTTGCCGAAATAGAAACAGATAAAGCTACGATGGAATTTGAGTCCTTCCATGAAGGTACTCTTCTGTATATCGGTATTGAAGAAGGGGAAACCGCAAAAGTGGATAAGCTTTTAGCTATCATAGGTGAAGAAGATGAAGACATATCAGATCTTATAAGTGGCGGAGCTGCTTCTGAGGATTCAAATGATTCAGAAGAGGATAGTGCAGAAGATGATGATTCCACTGATGAGGATGAGAGCGATTCTGACGATCAGGAGGAAAAATCTGACGCTGCCGATTCAGATGAGGACGAGAGTGAAGATGAAGAAGGTGATGAAGAAGTTTCAGACGAAATACCTGATGGAGTTGAGGTAGTTAAAATGCCCCGACTTAGTGATACCATGGAGGAAGGAACCGTAGCTTCCTGGTTAAAGAAAGAAGGTGATGAAGTTTCAGAAGGTGATATTCTTGCCGAAATTGAAACCGATAAGGCAACGATGGAATTTGAATCTTTTTATGCAGGAACACTTCTGCATATTGGGATTCAAGAAGGAGAAACTGCTAAAGTAGACTCCTTATTGGCCATTATTGGTCCTGAAGGTACTGATGTTTCTGGTATAATTGCTTCTGGTAAATCTGGAGGTTCTAAAAAATCAGAAAGTAAAAAAGCTTCGGAATCTAAAGATAAAAAAAACAATAAGGAAGAGAAGAAAGAGGATACTAAAGAGCAGCAGAACAAAAAAGGCGATGCTTCCAAATCTTCTGATAGCGATAAGGCCCAGAAGAAAGAAAAATTAGAAGCAAAGGATACTGATTC
It contains:
- the pdhA gene encoding pyruvate dehydrogenase (acetyl-transferring) E1 component subunit alpha, which produces MKEITEEVYLDWYEQMYFWRKFEDKLAQVYIQQKVRGFLHLYNGQEAILAGALHAMDLTKDRMITAYRNHVQPIGMGVDPKRVMAELYGKKTGTSMGMGGSMHIFSKEHRFYGGHGIVGGQIPLGAGLAFADKYFKRDSVTLTFFGDGAARQGSLHETFNMAMNWKLPVVFCVENNGYAMGTSVKRTANHEDIWKLGLGYEMPCGPVDAMNPTAVAEALDEAIERARRGDGPTFLEMKTYRYRGHSMSDAQKYRTKDEVKEYQKIDPITQVKDIILKEKFATEDDLKAIDKKVKKLVSECEKFADESDYPDKEQMYDMVYEQEDYPFLQHKPV
- a CDS encoding pyruvate dehydrogenase complex dihydrolipoamide acetyltransferase — its product is MAEVIKMPRLSDTMEEGTVASWLKKKGDKVQEGDILAEIETDKATMEFESFHEGTLLYIGIEEGETAKVDKLLAIIGEEDEDISDLISGGAASEDSNDSEEDSAEDDDSTDEDESDSDDQEEKSDAADSDEDESEDEEGDEEVSDEIPDGVEVVKMPRLSDTMEEGTVASWLKKEGDEVSEGDILAEIETDKATMEFESFYAGTLLHIGIQEGETAKVDSLLAIIGPEGTDVSGIIASGKSGGSKKSESKKASESKDKKNNKEEKKEDTKEQQNKKGDASKSSDSDKAQKKEKLEAKDTDSSKMNEEKPTSSSDGRLFASPLAKKLAEEKGIDLNKVNGSGDNGRVVRKDIENYTPAASGSGNAVQQFVATGEEDYEEVKNSQMRKAIAKGLSKSKFSAPDYTLNVEFDMENAIAFRGQFNQLPDTKISYNDMLIKAVALALKQHPQVNSQWFDDKMRLNHHVHMGVAVAVPDGLVVPVVKFANEKTLQQINAEVKELAGKAKNKKLKPEEMQGSTFTVSNLGMFGITSFTSIINQPNSAILSIGTIVQKPVVKDGKLVVGNTMALALTCDHRTVDGATGAKFLQTLKTYIENPILMLV